One Elusimicrobiaceae bacterium genomic window, CTCGCCGATCGTCTTGCCGCCCAGACAGAGCACGTTGCAGTTTTCATGCGCGGCGGCGAACTCCGCCGAAACCAGATCATACGCGCACACCGCCCGCGCGCCCGGCACCTTGTTGGCGGCAAACGCCACGGCCCCGCCGAACCCGTCGAGCAGGATGCCCTTTTCGAATTTGCCGGCCACCACGGCTTCCGCAACGAGCAGCGCCGGATCGGGATAGTCAACCGCCTCGGCGGTGTAACACCCGAAATCAGTCACTTCATGCCCCAGTTCCTGCAGAAACTTTTTTAGTTTTTCCTTGGCGGCCAGACCGCCGTGATCGGACCCTATTACCAGTCGCATAACAACTCTCCGTTCCTGCCGTCGCGCGCCGCCTGACCGGTGCGCGCCATACCCTGTATTCCGCGCGGCAAGCCGCGCGGACCGGCTTAAAGCGCTTTCAAAACCGCCGCGTGCGCCTGCGGAATAACCATGCGCGTCACCAGCTGCTCTGCGGGAATCGCTTTCATGCCCGCCGCGATGGCCGCGCGCACCGCGCCCACCTCGCCGTTGACGGTGAAATAGGACTTGCCGCCTATCCCCCGGCCCAGCCGCACTTCCGCCAGATAAACGGAAGCCGCTTTGCAGGCCGCGTCGGCCGCATAAACCGCGGAGATCACGTCTTTCGTTTCGATCATGCCCACGGCGTCCAGCTTTTCAGGCAGCAGCCTGGAGTCGAGCCGGTCAAACACCATCCGGTGCACGCTGCGGATGATGTGCTGCGCCACTAAAACATCGCCCGCGATTTCCGCGCCGGCCCGCAGCGAAGACTCCACCTCGCCGACCGGGCCTTTTATGACAATGTAATATTTCCCGCTGCAGATCGCCCGGGCCGTATGAATTTCCACGCCGGCCGCCTTGCACATCGCGTCCACCGCTTCGACCCCGCGCGCTATTGATTTCGTTTCCAACAGTCCCAAAGCCAGATTCGCCTGCATAGTCGGTTCTCCTAGGTGATCCTGAAATGGCCCACGGTGGCGCAGTGCAGACGCCGCACAAAACAGGTGGGCTTGCTGATCCCGTCGCCCGTCGGCGTGCCGATGGACATGCCGGCGTAGCCCTCGCCCATTCCC contains:
- a CDS encoding RpiB/LacA/LacB family sugar-phosphate isomerase → MRLVIGSDHGGLAAKEKLKKFLQELGHEVTDFGCYTAEAVDYPDPALLVAEAVVAGKFEKGILLDGFGGAVAFAANKVPGARAVCAYDLVSAEFAAAHENCNVLCLGGKTIGELTLQKIAKVFLATAFEGSRHQKRLDKVTAIERKYSR
- a CDS encoding BMC domain-containing protein encodes the protein MQANLALGLLETKSIARGVEAVDAMCKAAGVEIHTARAICSGKYYIVIKGPVGEVESSLRAGAEIAGDVLVAQHIIRSVHRMVFDRLDSRLLPEKLDAVGMIETKDVISAVYAADAACKAASVYLAEVRLGRGIGGKSYFTVNGEVGAVRAAIAAGMKAIPAEQLVTRMVIPQAHAAVLKAL